The Oxyura jamaicensis isolate SHBP4307 breed ruddy duck chromosome 15, BPBGC_Ojam_1.0, whole genome shotgun sequence nucleotide sequence AATTTCTTCATTCATGAATACCATCCCAACAACACAACCCCCTCCAACTCTGATACGTACCAATAAATTCACCTCAGGGTTCCAAAATATCGTTGATGCTTATGGAGTTGGAAACTATGGAGAAGTTAATCCAGGTTGGTCCTCCAGAATCCGAACTCTGAGCTGTGCTGCCGTTACTGCTTGCCTTGTAAGGCTTTGTGTTTAAATACTGTGCTAAACTAGACACCAGTGATGGCAAAACAGTGACAGCCATTCTGCTTATGTAGTAgctgttttaaaacttcagcCACTCATGAAAAGTACAAATGGTGTTCCAAGcagtaaaatgcaatttaattttagtGCGTTATTTCAGCATTAAAACAGCAGTAGCAGTTACATGTTGTTTCTTTATGTGCTTTACCTTGgataagaaaaatacttagggaaaagaagaaaacttggTAATAGCTACTGTTCTTGCTCAAGTGTGAAGCTcatcacttgaaaaaaatcctgcttgTTGTATAGCCCAGTTAGTTTAATATCCTCATGTATTTTTATAGCTATCTTGAGTATGAGAGTATCATGTCACGCTGTACAGGAGAATGTAAGGTATACTACAGAGTCAAAGTAGctttggaaaataacttttatttcctgGGTTCATATTATTATCCTTAGAATTGTCATGTCAGCTGATGCTCAGCTCTGGAGTTGTCACTCCTAAAGGGTCTAATACATATAGATAAGCAAGCTTTAAACTGAGTTATGTTTATAGTGTGGTTGAGATGTCTGTTAGCATGGGGTGAAATGTCTTTCAAACTTAAAGCTGAACAAATCGAGAggttaaaatactttaattgcTTACACACAATTCAGATACCACCATCGTCTATTGTGTTATGTGCCTGAAATCTGTTATGTTGCCTTTTCAGCTCTCTATACCATCATCACTTTTCCCTTCTTGTTTGCTGTTATGTTTGGAGACTTTGGGCATGGTCTGCTGATGTTCATCTTTGCACTCCTGACAATACTGTATGAAAACCATCCTAGGTTACAAAGATCACAGGACGAGgtaaagaaaattataaataacttcaccaccaccagcaaGATAGTTTCAATGGAATACTTACTGTGTTTCtggaaagtaatattttttgtaCATATATTAgacagttttttctttgttttaggatttttccatgtttaaaaTTACCATGTTTCTCAAGATTAATGCCTGTTAAGATTAATCTTAACAAACTACTATTTTTATTGAGAGAAGGGGcttgtcttttcttctgctaaggCTACTTAGCGATGTGTGAATTTTACAGAATGTGGTTACAGTGACTAACCTGAGGAGAAAATGGCTTTTCAAATTCTACcttcttttattgtttctgaaaaggAGTTGTAGTTTGAAATtcataaaacttaattttatctAATCTTTTAATGACATAGGCTTGGAAAGCAGGAACACTTGCATCTCTTATTAGGATTATATTTAATTAAGATTAACTTAACTTCTTGAAAAACAGTCCAGGGGAAGAAATGTGGCTTACAAAGACTATTCATTAGTATAAGGATACCAGTGGGAAAAGTCTCAGTTTGTGTCATGGGAGCTTGCATGGGGAATTCAAATCTCTGCATTCACCTTAAACCAGAGAAACCAGAGTTGTCTTTCTGAATATACTTGCTGCTAGCTCTGTGTCCTAATGCAGCCTTTGCATATAAATCACTTGCCATAAAGTTGCAAATAAATCACTTGCCATAAAGTTGCAAATGTGGAGAGATGAATCTCAAGCATTTAGTGGCTGGTATTTGCAAATTGCATATTTGCATGCTCAGAGAAGAGGTCTTTGTTCCATTTTGGTAGATCTTGGCTTTCCCTGTACTATTTATAGGCTATTTgcaagaatttttaatttttagaagttttgtgaggcaaaaaatgtttcttttagaaaagtGTAGATAGCGATTATTTACATAGCAGAtgatgaatgttttcttttttttttcaatccttACAGATAATGAAGATGTTATATGAAGGCAGATACGTTATTTTATTGatgggtttgttttctgtatacACTGGACTGATCTATAAtgattgtttttcaaaatcattaaatatatttggttCCGGATGGAATGTTTCAGCAATGTTTGAGCAGAAGGTTTGGCGGTGAGTAGCATGCCTTTGTTTGCTATATCATTAAAGCAAATCTACTTCCTGCAACAGTATAACTCTTTGGCCCTTTAGATGTCCTTTTATTGAGAGTAGTAATGAAATCTAGCAAAATCTAGTTAAACTATCTAGTTAAACTAGCTAGCGAGCTAAGGGCTAAGTAAAGGGCTAAGTAACAGGGAACACAATTTCTTCCAAAACCACTATTGGAATATAGATAATTCAGTCATTCTGCCAGGTTAATCTCTTATTTACCAACACTGCTTTACAAGGTTATCTTGCTGTCATGTTCTCAGTCACTGAGAACATTTTCTAGACTTTTATAATTAGATGTAGATGAAAATCAGTCTCTTCCTGGAGCAAATTTTGTTGCAGTACCCTCACGCTATCTATGCTAGCTAGGAACTTCTAGTCATTAAAAACTGCAGCTAGCATAATTATCTTCTTATTGGTGCTAAGAGCTCACATGCATTAATTTTAGAGGCAATATTTCTTGGGTTTATTCAGTGTCTAAAGCTCCTTAAGGGTGTTTGGCATCTTTTCCTGTGGTGGTCTTCAGATTAGTTCAGGATGTTTATTTACTGatagcagttttcttttataGTGTTAGAAGTGTACAACTGTTCTGCTGtaactaatgaaaataaatagagcAAAGTTTTtgagagaaatagaaaacacaGGGCAAGTTTTGAAGAAACTTGTCACAAAATACGGTTCTGGAATTAGCCAAGAAGCATTGGTATCTACTGTAAAGGTACTAGCAATGACATAAATTAATTACCTAGCAAATATTAGTCTATGCACAGCCTTTCTTggtagcacaaaaaaaaagtaggctGTGAAAAAGTAGGTCTGATGAATCACATAAAATGGGATAAGCTCGTTATTTTAGGGTGTTAAGGCCTTTTGGTATTTAAATGATCACAGcttgcatttcaaaaacaggAAGTGGCTTAAAGTGGTGTCAAAACTACCGACTTTGATTCAAATGTGAAAAGGTGGTGAGtaatttgttaataaaaataaaaataaaattttagttaaaattaaattaacagtTTGAAGTCACAGTGGAAACTAtaccttatttttcccttttacattTGAATATGTAGTCCTTTGAGTAGTTAGTGAATTTTATGTAAAAGCAAATTGGGAGCTTTTACAATGAAGCTTTATTCTAGGGgaatgcagaattaaaaaatctaGAAACCTTTCTTTCAAAGACAGTGAATTAAGCACAGATTCAAAACctagatttttgttgttatttttactaGCCAGATCCTTTGTACTTAGAAGTTGCTTTCTCCTTTGGTAGGCTGAATCTGGATGAATGTTTTTGTAATGGAAAACAGGAGAAGTGTCCTGCAGAATGCAAAGTATATATCACCACAATGTTTAAACCATGTTAGATCTGattgtgattttctttctctgcagtctTGAAGATCTGAAGTCTAACCAATTTTTAACGCTGGATCCAAATGTTACTGGTGTATACAACGGAGCTTATCCCTTTGGAATTGACCCGgttagttttattcttttaaattatcCTTTGTGATGATCACTCATCTTTAAATTAGATTTTGGTATGTGTATTAGGAAGATAAACAtgctatggggaaaaaaaaaatctgtttttttctctccatttaaAGAGCTTGTTCATTTATGAATCAGCGAAAGATGTAACTATAAAACAGTATTCTTTTTATATTACGTTGTtctgaaatgtgtgttttgtctCATTTCTTCCTCAGATCTGGAATTTGGCAAGCAACCGTCTcagttttttaaattctttcaaaatgaaaatgtctgtgaTTTTTGGAGTAGCTCATATGACATTTGGAGTTGTATTGGGGGTATTTAACCACTTGTAAGTACAAGAAGTTAAGATGATATTATCATTACATACTTTTTGTCAAGTCTTGAGTTATAACAGTTAACCTGGTAAGAGAAGTGATCATTTATtatcctgtttaaaaaaaaaaataatagtaattgtATTAAGACAGTAACAGGGAGATTTCCTTCCTCATAAATGAGGTAATGGGTCAGTATTATGCCAAAAAATCTGAAGTGACTGATAaatctattttactttttgttaaaTACAAATGCATGCTTCATATGGTCTTGATTTCCACTGAAATACCTGGTTAAAATTTTACTgaatacaaagaaattatttttttttattctaactTTAATCCTACTCTATAAAAGTGCAACCACTGTTCTGTTTCATTGAAATCATCTTTGGGCCCCATACTTACCTTGATCTTTCTtggtaaaactttttttttcctttttcatctttcagacATTTCAAGAAGAAGTACaatatttatttggtttttcttcctgaactCTTATTCATGATGTGCATCTTCGGCTACCTTGTGTTTATGATCTTCTTTAAGTGGTTAGCATACTCTGCAGAGGACTCTACATCTGCTCCTAGCATTCTGATTGAGTTTATTAACATGTTCCTGTTTCCTGGTGGTGAAACAGATGTCTTTTATACTGGGCAGGTTAGTAATGTTCTTACAAGCTTCTGATGATCCTGTGTTCCCTGTGCAGTTAACTGCTTTACAAGTCATGTTCCCCTACGAAGGGGAATGTATCAGGCTAAGgggaaaatgaataaacagtaccattaaataatattttcattccttaattttaagattttatgtagtgcttgtaaaaatacatttctagaACAAAATCTTCCAGTTCAGAGTTGAGGCTAGAGAACAGAGCCATATTCTTGTGATTTTGATGCTTTCCTGTGTACTGTAAATTATCTTAGTACACTGAACATCAGTCATGCATTAACTTAGAACCAAGTCCTGAAGGTGCTGCATTCCTATAACCCCATGTAAGGGCCTGATTAAGTAAATACTTGCATGCATTTTCCATTTGGAGCACATGTCCACTGAAATAAGtagtatttttcttgtattttgctcaaagaggtttttaaaagaaaatgaaaaggctttTACTAACTTTGATTTTGGAACCTgatctcatttttattctttcctacTTGTGAACAGGTTGGTCTACAGAGGTTTTTACTGagtcttgctttcctttctgttcctgtAATGCTTTTTGGAAAACCACTTTATTTATATTGGTTGCACAGTGGAAGACGAGGCATTAGAACGTACAGGGTGAGTACTGAGATACATTTAGATATTTCTTCAGTATAGAAAAATTCAGCTAATATTATTGCATACAGAATAATGTCCATAACTAGATGCTTCTACGCAACATGGGTCATTTTCATCTGTAATGTAtgataatgttttgtttctctacACTCTGGTCATTTTTGCCTTTGGGAATGTTACTTCATGCAACTACTTTAAACAAACCATAAATCTGACACTGAGCGTCCACGTAGCAAACAGACATGATGCATTTCAATTTTGCAGAGTGGCTACAAGCTAATACGAAAAGAGAGTGAAGAAGAACTCTCTTTGCTGCGATCTAATGATGTGGAAGAAGGAAGCAGTCATTCAGACAGTGGGCACAGAGAAGGGGATGAAGAGGAGGTAACTAtctcatttaatttctaattagTATGTCCTTGAAAGCAAATTAGAAGTTGAAAATCAAGAAGATGGTTTGTGTACTGAGTCCATGGAAGTTTCTAAGAATATCAGCTGAGCCTTTACAAAGACCTTGATGCACGAGTgcaattaatgtatttttatttgttgctatTTTAACATTATTTGTTGGTATATTCAGATTGTGGTACAGCAAACCACATCTATCTGTGGCAGAGAACATGAGGAGGGCTTTATTTGAATCAGACTACagtgttgtatttattttttttcaattgaagAAGCAgtataaattttactttttttctatatgCTTTTATGGATTCTTAACATTAAGGAAAGAAGATGACTGTGCAATTTCCTGTTAATTAACCTTGACTTTTCACCTAGAGAAAACTCTTTTTATAGTTGAAAATTAGATGTGACAGGGCTTATTTCTAATGGGAGTTTGGAGACATAAGTTGAATTCCTAGTCTTAGCTATTATTGCTATCTAGTTTGGCCAAATCCTTAAAAGTATTTACTGTTTCCACTGATTTAATGTAGATTTAAAGCAATGAAACTGCTTCAGTTTCCCAGTGTGTGGTCTGCCTGTAGTAGTTACTTCACTGGGGGCAGTAGAATTTTGCTTGctacatgaagaaaaagaagaattatttgcttaaataaaatgtcatagTTTCTTGCAAAGTAGATGAAATTTGCAGTGGTGTTAGGCTTGGTGCTCTATTAGCAACAAGCACATGCATTTAGGTTTTACATTATTACTGTAATTGTTCTTCTGTCACTCATATTACTAAAAATTAACCCTGGTTCTAACTATTCAAAAACTGACATTATAAACTTACAATATCAATAGAACAGGAATTGATGATGTGTTTGGTTTTACtacctttatttttcaagtattaaaTCATATTCCTTGTGGAAAACATAAATTTGCACACATCTTTCTGTCCACAAAGTAATTGGGGAAACTAACTAGAAAACTatagcatgttttatttttgtggtggtggttgttcTATAATAAGGATCTTAAATGTGccaggggcttttttttttttaatttgatatgAAGTCAGTGTATTACCCCTTAATGGCTTTTCTGTGTAATAAGATTTACagttgaatatttttgtttttctttttcatgctgtGCTATGTTGCTCAAatgaatacaaatatattttcatattttagtttaattttgcagatgttttcatGAATCAAGCAATTCATACCATTGAATACTGTCTCGGATGCATTTCTAATACAGCCTCATATCTGAGACTCTGGGCATTAAGTCTTGCTCATGCAcgtaagttttttttttttttttttgatttgattttaaatctgttttgatttttaatgccAGGTAGAGGGGGGCTGGCCTGTTGAAGTAATACTACCATGAAATTATCTTTTacttaattaaacaaacaaaactatttaaacTAATAACCATCTATGGAAGGCCCCAAAACTAAAGCTATAACTTACTGTTTGAAACCTAGTAACATTTTTCATTGATTGTTCTTGGCTGTGTGAAGGTTGATTTATCTGGGTACAATGTTACATAATAGTCTATCAGCATCCACAGAACCATTTTTTTACCTTCCATTAATTGACCAGTTTGAAAGATATTTACGATTTGCTGAAGTCATACTATCATAGTGCAAAATGTTGCCAACAGTAGACCTTATTTTGAAACTGAGATGTACCTTCAAGTATttcttgaaggaaaaggaaaaaaaaatatggggtAGTGTAGGGAGTTGGTTGTACTTCCCATGTTTAGCAGATCCTGTAATCCTGGTTAAGTTACAATACAGGTCAAGTAGAGAAGCTCACTTGGAGGATGTGTGCATTATCAACATGAattattaaagttttttttttttttcagaattatcaGAAGTTCTGTGGCAAATGGTGATGAGAGTGGGTCTTCGCGTGGATACAACATATGGTGTCTTACTGCTAGTCCCCGTTCTAGCCTTTTTTGCTGTGCTAACCGTTTGTATTCTTTTGGTAATGGAGgggctttctgcttttctccatgCTATACGACTTCACTGGTAAGTTTTAACTCACCATTTTATAATTACTTCACTGCAGTGTATATTGGCTTCTTTAGAggaatttttgtttcaaagtatTAGGTGAATTTTTAATAAGTGTAAAATTTTAATAGTCTAATGTTATTTTAACAGATTTGATCTAATTGCATCAAATAATTGGCTTGTTAGTTGAATGGGAATACTCCTCTGgaatattttcagtgcattCAAATGTTATATTCGCTTATGGTGTATATTGACCTCTACCACCTTGAGTTGATTATTATTTGAACTATGAATGAGGACATTTGACTTAGAGTATTTTAGCTTTTCATACTGTAGAATGTTAGtcactttaaacattttgaatttcCATCTGGCCAAATCACTGGATGGATTTggtctattttatttatttggctcAGAACATTGTATTAGTGAGCAAAACTTGCTAAAGTGCAACTGCcaacacttaaatattttaatcctttttagTCTCAACATCGTGAGCTCCACATGTTAGAGTGGGTTCAGGGACTTAGTTTGAGACTTGGTAAAATTTCCAATGTAAGAAAAGGCAGACATTTAGAATAAAAACACATGATATGGAGCTATTTGCATTGCTAAGTATTGTCATCATGATACCGTAGCTTTGCAAAACAATTAACTGCAACTaactcaaaaacaaattaataagaCAGAACTGAGATATGAGCCGTAACAGCAGAATGTCTGTATGTTTGAGTCTCTTGAGAAACATCAAATTTGCCTGTGACTGTGATAAGAAGGATAGGTAGCTGCGCAGAAATCCTAAGTGATGTGATTAGGATTggtttcatttggtttcttgTGTTGTACAGTTCTGTTGTTTGACAATCAGTCATTTTGGATTAATAtccagattcttttttttatcttgtttcagGGTGGAATTTCAGAACAAATTCTACACTGGTGGAGGATACAAGTTTACGCCCTTCTCTTTTAAGcacatttctttacattttaataaagatgATATGGCATAGTTTGGTTGCTGTCAGCAGAAGTGTTTGGGATTGTCTGTTCTAGTAGGACAGTGTTTTTCACTGATTGCCTTATAATGCAGccaaataattttgtaatatatacCTCCCATAGAACTACATAAAAAATTTGGAGCATCTTGTAAAGTATAGGTATAAactgtacatttttctttttaaactaatgttgtaaattaattttattcttaaaaaaaagtgttactgCTTGTCCTAAAACCAGtgtaggcttttttttgttgttgttgttaaagctgtttattttcttgaccAATTAATTATTCCTAAGTTATCTGAAAGACTTTCTTCATATTCAACATTCATTACTACTCATATATACTTAAGCAGGCTACCATCTCATGTACGTTGGGAACAATTTAGCAATGCAACAGAAGCAGCGtctgttttcagtatttattcCAGAAGGATAACATAATATAAACTTGTACATAGTAACATGACGTGCTCTTCTTTGGCCGTATTTAAAATTGCACTGAAAATGTTAACTTTATGTTCAGAGTTCTGCCCTGAATTACTACTACTTTAATATCTCAGAAGCCACAGTCAGTGGTACAGAAGGAAGCAGGACTAGGCGTGGGGACTTGAAGTATCAGCATTATTACTTCTCT carries:
- the ATP6V0A2 gene encoding V-type proton ATPase 116 kDa subunit a2 isoform X2, with amino-acid sequence MLDVTQTFVRRTAEYESHLHMNYEEFPSVENEPFVDYNCMHRLGAKLGFISGLVHRAKVEAFEKMLWRVCKGYTILTYAELDECLEDPDTGETTKWFVFLVSYWGEQIGQKVKKICDCYHCHVYPYPNTMDERTAVVEGLNVRIQDLRTVLYKTEDYLRQVLCKASESIYTWVIQVKKMKAIYHVLNLCSFDVTNKCLIAEVWCPVADLQNLRHALEEGSRKSGATISSFMNTIPTTQPPPTLIRTNKFTSGFQNIVDAYGVGNYGEVNPALYTIITFPFLFAVMFGDFGHGLLMFIFALLTILYENHPRLQRSQDEIMKMLYEGRYVILLMGLFSVYTGLIYNDCFSKSLNIFGSGWNVSAMFEQKVWRLEDLKSNQFLTLDPNVTGVYNGAYPFGIDPIWNLASNRLSFLNSFKMKMSVIFGVAHMTFGVVLGVFNHLHFKKKYNIYLVFLPELLFMMCIFGYLVFMIFFKWLAYSAEDSTSAPSILIEFINMFLFPGGETDVFYTGQVGLQRFLLSLAFLSVPVMLFGKPLYLYWLHSGRRGIRTYRSGYKLIRKESEEELSLLRSNDVEEGSSHSDSGHREGDEEEFNFADVFMNQAIHTIEYCLGCISNTASYLRLWALSLAHAQLSEVLWQMVMRVGLRVDTTYGVLLLVPVLAFFAVLTVCILLVMEGLSAFLHAIRLHWVEFQNKFYTGGGYKFTPFSFKHISLHFNKDDMA
- the ATP6V0A2 gene encoding V-type proton ATPase 116 kDa subunit a2 isoform X1; the protein is MGSLFRGEPLCLAQLFLQSGSAYECLSEVGERGLAEFRDLNPNVSVFQRKFVNEVKKCEEMERILGYLVQEIKKADIPLPEGDVAPPAPLLKHILEIQEQLQKLETELREVNKNKEKLRKNLLELTEYTCMLDVTQTFVRRTAEYESHLHMNYEEFPSVENEPFVDYNCMHRLGAKLGFISGLVHRAKVEAFEKMLWRVCKGYTILTYAELDECLEDPDTGETTKWFVFLVSYWGEQIGQKVKKICDCYHCHVYPYPNTMDERTAVVEGLNVRIQDLRTVLYKTEDYLRQVLCKASESIYTWVIQVKKMKAIYHVLNLCSFDVTNKCLIAEVWCPVADLQNLRHALEEGSRKSGATISSFMNTIPTTQPPPTLIRTNKFTSGFQNIVDAYGVGNYGEVNPALYTIITFPFLFAVMFGDFGHGLLMFIFALLTILYENHPRLQRSQDEIMKMLYEGRYVILLMGLFSVYTGLIYNDCFSKSLNIFGSGWNVSAMFEQKVWRLEDLKSNQFLTLDPNVTGVYNGAYPFGIDPIWNLASNRLSFLNSFKMKMSVIFGVAHMTFGVVLGVFNHLHFKKKYNIYLVFLPELLFMMCIFGYLVFMIFFKWLAYSAEDSTSAPSILIEFINMFLFPGGETDVFYTGQVGLQRFLLSLAFLSVPVMLFGKPLYLYWLHSGRRGIRTYRSGYKLIRKESEEELSLLRSNDVEEGSSHSDSGHREGDEEEFNFADVFMNQAIHTIEYCLGCISNTASYLRLWALSLAHAQLSEVLWQMVMRVGLRVDTTYGVLLLVPVLAFFAVLTVCILLVMEGLSAFLHAIRLHWVEFQNKFYTGGGYKFTPFSFKHISLHFNKDDMA